The following proteins are encoded in a genomic region of Prochlorococcus marinus XMU1408:
- a CDS encoding nucleoside deaminase, producing MSNPISLSKQEKIEWMTRLLSKAKLVGQRGEVPIAAVILDNKGRCIGYGGNRRESMKDPLGHAELVALRQASWINNDWRFNDCTLIVNLEPCPMCAGALIQARMGRIIYGSEDPKRGALGGTINLAEHKSAHHKMLIERGVMEKESRKLIVDWFQSKRILAKKNLSSKFR from the coding sequence TTGTCAAACCCAATCTCACTTAGTAAGCAAGAAAAAATAGAATGGATGACAAGATTGTTATCTAAAGCAAAACTTGTAGGTCAGAGAGGAGAAGTACCAATTGCTGCAGTAATTCTCGACAATAAAGGGAGATGTATCGGATATGGAGGGAACAGGAGGGAGTCAATGAAAGATCCTTTAGGTCATGCTGAGTTAGTTGCTCTCCGACAAGCTTCTTGGATAAATAATGATTGGAGATTTAATGACTGTACATTGATAGTAAATCTGGAGCCTTGTCCAATGTGTGCAGGAGCTTTAATACAGGCAAGAATGGGGAGAATTATTTATGGATCTGAAGACCCTAAAAGAGGTGCACTTGGCGGAACTATTAATCTTGCCGAACATAAAAGTGCCCACCACAAAATGTTGATTGAAAGAGGCGTAATGGAAAAAGAATCAAGAAAACTAATCGTGGATTGGTTTCAAAGCAAAAGAATTTTGGCTAAAAAAAATCTTTCATCTAAATTTAGGTAA
- a CDS encoding pyridoxal phosphate-dependent decarboxylase family protein, producing MDPFASPHNLDKQLHSLLVEASSNLCDWLAESGTQGPMPDSFDLPEIPPQREGVSNKDLLKELQLLMDGAYRPSHPGALAHLDPPPLSASIVGELICATLNNNLLAEELSPSLSSLERNLCKWFCEKLGLGKSAGGVAASGGSLSNLMALVMARNIAGLESDSGAVFLASEDCHVSLLKAVRIMGLQKEALIKVPTDEKGKLNISCLSSILKKIKSNGKNCFALVATAGTTVRGAIDPLSEIAQFCQKNNIWLHVDGAIGAIYGLSSITSELLQGISFADSVTVNPQKLLGIAKTSSLLLVANKNHLSSSFSTGLPYVEPLIGNDFHGGELGIQGTRSAEALKLWIGLRQLGEEGIEQILLDSIKRRNFLESIIDSKKFQIISGPLHLLALSPINYNSYQASDWSIKTRKYLLSKKFMLSRPYYGDRHYLKAVMGNPNTKFNDLKLLAELINHSII from the coding sequence TTGGACCCTTTCGCTTCGCCTCACAATTTAGATAAACAATTACACTCTTTACTTGTAGAAGCCTCGAGTAATCTCTGTGATTGGCTTGCTGAGTCTGGAACTCAAGGTCCAATGCCGGATTCATTTGATTTACCTGAGATTCCTCCACAAAGAGAGGGAGTTTCTAATAAAGATTTATTGAAGGAGCTTCAATTATTGATGGATGGGGCATACAGACCATCTCATCCAGGAGCGCTTGCTCATTTAGACCCACCTCCTCTATCGGCATCAATTGTGGGAGAGCTTATTTGTGCAACTTTAAATAATAATCTTTTAGCCGAAGAATTATCTCCTAGCTTGTCATCTTTGGAAAGAAATCTGTGTAAATGGTTTTGCGAGAAATTAGGTCTTGGAAAATCAGCAGGAGGTGTTGCGGCTAGCGGGGGAAGTTTAAGTAATTTGATGGCATTAGTAATGGCAAGAAATATAGCTGGTCTCGAGAGTGATTCAGGCGCAGTCTTTTTAGCTAGTGAAGATTGCCATGTCTCACTATTAAAAGCTGTTCGTATTATGGGTTTGCAGAAAGAAGCTTTAATAAAAGTCCCAACTGATGAAAAAGGTAAATTAAATATTTCTTGCTTATCTTCTATTTTAAAAAAAATAAAATCCAATGGTAAAAATTGTTTCGCCCTGGTTGCAACAGCAGGGACCACAGTAAGAGGAGCTATTGATCCATTAAGTGAAATAGCTCAATTTTGTCAAAAGAATAATATCTGGCTTCATGTTGATGGAGCTATTGGTGCAATTTATGGACTTTCATCAATCACTTCAGAACTTCTTCAAGGTATATCTTTCGCTGACTCCGTAACTGTCAATCCTCAGAAATTATTGGGTATTGCAAAAACTTCTTCTTTACTGTTAGTAGCTAATAAGAATCATCTTTCGTCTTCTTTTTCAACTGGATTACCTTATGTAGAACCACTCATAGGAAATGATTTTCATGGAGGAGAACTTGGAATTCAGGGAACTCGGTCTGCAGAGGCTTTGAAATTATGGATTGGTCTAAGACAATTAGGAGAAGAAGGTATTGAACAAATACTTTTGGATTCAATTAAACGAAGAAATTTTTTAGAATCAATTATTGATTCTAAAAAATTTCAAATAATATCTGGTCCGCTTCATCTCTTAGCATTATCACCCATCAACTATAATTCTTATCAGGCCTCTGATTGGTCTATAAAAACAAGAAAATACTTATTATCTAAAAAGTTTATGCTTTCAAGACCATATTATGGAGATAGGCATTATTTAAAAGCTGTTATGGGAAACCCTAATACTAAATTTAACGATTTAAAACTTCTAGCCGAGCTTATTAATCATTCAATTATTTGA
- a CDS encoding DUF697 domain-containing protein, with amino-acid sequence MKKNNSKTILFFILIFLICLILVGIIGAIIRLINIPSILITFIIIAGLSYYKRIEWWKRIVNSLFKIKGDKKIHKFSLTSKKEAAGKSLKGIDEIIKLINDKVKVKALTDEKNRVSLELERGDIILVVFGIGSSGKTSLIRALLNKIVGEVSPEMGTTKEKKSFRLKLKGLNRGIRIIDTPGILEAGKDGREREKSALIQAGKADLMLVVIEGDLRSEETKTIRNLSNVGKRLLLVLNKIDLRGENEEKRLIDILNARCNDFINPEDIICTSASPQTIAIPGKRPYQPTPEINSLIRRLAKILYEEGEELIADNILLQCSNLGKEGKRLLVKQRSQSAKKCIDKYGWLSGGALILTPLPVVDMIAAAAVNAQMVIEIAKIYGVEITNEKAKALAISVCKILATMGLVKGGVSLISSTLSLSLPTFIVSKVIQGVSVSWLTRVAGASFITYFQQNQNWGDGGIQEVVEYHYNLNKRDEYFKSFIRRAYERVIDPIVEKKFKKLPPKSRHQREGDSSVL; translated from the coding sequence ATGAAAAAAAATAACTCAAAAACAATATTATTCTTTATATTAATATTCCTAATTTGCCTAATTCTTGTAGGCATTATAGGAGCAATAATTAGATTAATAAACATCCCTTCTATATTAATAACATTTATAATAATTGCCGGCTTAAGTTATTACAAAAGAATTGAATGGTGGAAAAGAATTGTAAATTCCCTCTTCAAAATTAAAGGCGATAAAAAAATTCATAAATTTTCGCTTACAAGTAAGAAAGAAGCTGCAGGAAAATCATTAAAAGGTATCGATGAGATAATCAAATTAATCAATGACAAAGTTAAAGTTAAAGCTCTAACAGATGAAAAGAATAGAGTTTCATTAGAGTTAGAGAGAGGAGATATTATTTTAGTAGTCTTTGGAATTGGTTCGAGTGGTAAAACTTCACTAATAAGGGCTTTGCTAAATAAAATAGTTGGTGAAGTTAGCCCCGAAATGGGCACTACAAAAGAAAAAAAATCCTTCAGACTTAAACTGAAAGGACTTAACAGGGGAATAAGGATAATTGATACACCTGGTATTTTAGAAGCTGGTAAAGATGGCAGAGAAAGGGAAAAAAGTGCCTTAATACAAGCAGGTAAAGCTGATTTAATGTTAGTAGTAATTGAAGGTGATTTACGATCTGAAGAAACAAAAACAATTAGGAATTTATCTAATGTAGGAAAGAGGCTTTTACTTGTACTTAACAAAATTGATTTAAGAGGAGAGAATGAAGAAAAAAGATTAATTGATATTCTCAATGCAAGATGTAATGATTTTATTAATCCGGAAGATATTATCTGTACATCCGCCTCACCTCAGACAATCGCAATACCTGGGAAAAGGCCCTATCAGCCAACTCCAGAAATAAATAGTTTAATTAGAAGATTAGCAAAGATATTATATGAAGAAGGTGAAGAGTTAATCGCTGATAATATTTTACTTCAGTGCAGTAATCTGGGTAAAGAAGGAAAAAGGTTATTAGTCAAACAAAGAAGTCAATCAGCTAAAAAATGTATTGATAAGTATGGTTGGCTCAGTGGCGGAGCTTTAATACTAACACCATTACCGGTTGTAGATATGATCGCTGCAGCGGCTGTAAATGCACAAATGGTAATTGAAATAGCAAAAATTTATGGAGTTGAAATCACCAATGAAAAGGCGAAGGCTTTAGCAATTTCTGTATGTAAAATACTTGCTACTATGGGTTTAGTTAAAGGTGGAGTTTCTCTAATAAGCTCAACGTTAAGTTTATCATTGCCAACATTTATTGTTAGCAAAGTAATTCAAGGTGTAAGTGTTTCTTGGCTTACTAGAGTTGCTGGAGCAAGTTTTATAACTTATTTCCAACAAAACCAAAATTGGGGTGATGGAGGTATACAAGAAGTTGTTGAATATCATTACAATTTAAATAAAAGAGATGAATACTTTAAAAGTTTTATTCGAAGAGCTTATGAAAGGGTTATTGATCCGATAGTTGAAAAAAAATTTAAAAAGTTACCACCGAAATCAAGGCATCAGAGGGAGGGGGACTCATCGGTCCTCTAA
- the lspA gene encoding signal peptidase II yields MNTFKNRRIKLIIYSFYIILLDQISKFSVLTLLGFERSINIVPKLLNFTVVKNKGAAFSLFSNSTIFLTIISLIASLLLVIIILKSPPRSYWNSIGIACLLGGTAGNGIDRLLKGYVIDFFELVPIHFPIFNIADISINIAIICFTIDIITSKDQLKNTIRNKKIK; encoded by the coding sequence ATGAATACATTTAAGAATAGAAGAATAAAACTGATTATTTATTCTTTTTATATTATTTTATTAGATCAAATCAGTAAGTTCTCTGTATTAACCTTATTAGGGTTTGAAAGATCTATAAATATTGTTCCAAAATTATTGAACTTCACAGTAGTAAAAAACAAGGGTGCTGCATTTAGTCTGTTTAGCAATTCGACCATATTTCTTACTATTATAAGTTTAATAGCTTCATTACTCTTAGTTATTATTATATTAAAATCTCCACCAAGATCTTATTGGAACTCTATTGGAATCGCATGTCTTTTAGGCGGCACAGCTGGGAATGGGATAGATAGACTTTTAAAAGGATATGTAATAGATTTTTTTGAATTAGTTCCTATCCATTTCCCAATTTTTAATATAGCAGATATATCAATAAATATTGCCATAATATGTTTTACAATTGATATTATTACTTCAAAAGATCAATTAAAGAACACTATAAGAAATAAAAAAATTAAATAA
- a CDS encoding biotin transporter BioY has product MIPSSIILPYKDLSLSIIPLHSNWQIQGLLLTSLVCGPQIGTISAISYLFIGLFYLPVFHGGGSVGYILTQEFGYLLGFIPAAWTCGFLAKRDSYPNLINYSFYTIFSLFILHIIGIIYLVIAKIFGNWTDNLFDLILINTFIPFPSQLLLCLSVSLLSILLKRILILK; this is encoded by the coding sequence ATGATCCCATCATCGATAATTTTACCTTACAAAGACCTCTCTCTTTCAATTATTCCACTTCATAGCAATTGGCAAATTCAGGGGCTCCTTTTGACTTCGCTTGTATGCGGACCACAAATAGGAACAATTAGCGCTATTTCCTATTTGTTTATAGGTTTATTCTATTTACCAGTGTTTCACGGAGGAGGGAGTGTTGGATATATTTTAACTCAAGAATTTGGATACTTATTAGGATTTATTCCTGCAGCATGGACTTGCGGTTTTCTAGCTAAAAGAGATTCATACCCTAATTTAATCAATTATTCATTTTATACGATTTTTTCATTATTCATTTTGCATATTATAGGTATTATTTACCTAGTCATTGCTAAAATATTTGGCAACTGGACAGATAATTTATTTGATTTAATTTTAATAAATACTTTTATTCCATTTCCAAGTCAATTGTTATTATGCCTTTCAGTAAGTCTACTATCTATATTATTAAAACGTATATTAATACTAAAATGA
- a CDS encoding NAD(P)H dehydrogenase assembly family protein, with product MKFSIGEKVSLQVPMQYLKTIDSISMLRPPDLVSLDEVGIIIGIRPNDLLEVKFRRGDFLIPAERLKIIEKDN from the coding sequence ATGAAATTTTCAATAGGTGAAAAGGTTTCCTTGCAAGTTCCTATGCAATATTTGAAAACGATAGATTCTATATCTATGTTAAGACCTCCAGACCTAGTATCACTTGATGAGGTCGGCATAATAATAGGAATAAGGCCAAATGATTTATTAGAGGTGAAATTTAGAAGAGGAGATTTTTTGATTCCTGCCGAAAGACTTAAGATTATTGAAAAAGATAACTAA
- a CDS encoding M16 family metallopeptidase: MSAKLWIEDGSRSDPKNKKGIHQIIGSTILRGCGPYNNNQLADIVESSGAILNCDTYEDGLLISLKCIESDAYKLIPLIGWMITQPTLEEDQIELEKDLTIKAIKRQKESTYQIAFDGWRKMIYANGPYGHDPLGSIKDINKLERKHILPIAKSLLIRKKNLVISGHFPDDIDNYIKNSKAFEKINQSNLADKNISEILKSSDLIIHQNKNIYTKSLRTQQVILLLGKATIRYNNEEDILLRLISCYLGYGMSSILFKVLREKYGVVYEAGIYHPIRENKTPFLMHASTTEEKAVFTLQLLKECWETIIDNEISAEELHLLKIKYRGQIAHSLQSVSQRAEHKAHLLGIGLTKDHDKEILYRLERISSKEIRNAANKYLKDPCLSICSNKEVIQKVCKKWNI, from the coding sequence ATGTCAGCAAAACTATGGATAGAAGATGGAAGTCGATCTGATCCAAAAAATAAAAAAGGCATCCATCAAATTATAGGCTCAACAATCCTTAGAGGATGCGGACCCTATAATAATAATCAACTTGCAGATATAGTAGAAAGTTCTGGAGCAATTCTAAACTGCGATACATATGAGGATGGCCTTCTCATAAGTCTTAAATGCATTGAAAGTGATGCATACAAACTTATCCCATTAATTGGTTGGATGATTACACAACCTACTCTAGAAGAAGATCAGATTGAATTAGAAAAGGATCTAACAATCAAAGCAATTAAAAGACAAAAGGAAAGTACATACCAAATAGCATTTGATGGTTGGAGAAAAATGATATACGCTAATGGTCCTTATGGGCATGATCCACTTGGATCAATTAAAGATATAAATAAATTAGAAAGAAAACACATATTGCCAATAGCTAAATCTTTACTGATTAGAAAAAAAAACTTAGTAATTTCAGGTCATTTTCCTGATGACATTGATAATTACATAAAGAATTCAAAAGCATTTGAGAAGATAAATCAAAGTAATTTAGCAGACAAAAATATAAGCGAGATTCTTAAAAGTTCAGACCTTATAATTCATCAAAATAAAAATATCTACACAAAATCTTTAAGAACGCAACAAGTAATACTTCTTCTAGGAAAAGCAACAATTAGATACAACAATGAAGAAGATATTTTGCTTAGATTAATATCTTGTTACTTAGGTTATGGAATGTCAAGTATATTATTTAAGGTTCTTAGAGAAAAATATGGGGTAGTATATGAAGCAGGTATTTATCATCCAATTAGAGAGAATAAAACACCATTTCTAATGCATGCTTCTACCACTGAAGAGAAAGCAGTGTTTACTCTTCAGCTATTAAAAGAATGTTGGGAAACAATTATCGATAATGAAATATCAGCAGAAGAATTACATCTTTTAAAGATAAAGTATCGAGGTCAAATTGCGCATTCTTTGCAGAGTGTTAGTCAAAGAGCAGAACATAAAGCACATCTTTTAGGAATTGGTCTCACAAAGGATCATGACAAAGAAATTCTATATCGTCTTGAACGTATAAGTAGCAAAGAGATTAGGAATGCAGCAAATAAATATTTAAAAGATCCTTGTCTAAGTATATGCAGCAATAAAGAAGTTATTCAGAAGGTATGTAAGAAATGGAATATATGA
- a CDS encoding M16 family metallopeptidase: MDVDHWLLPNGATCIVADMKDSTLTCIDFWCKGGSNCESRNEEGMAHFLEHMIFKGSKNLEEGEFDLKIESLGGSSNAATGLDDVHYHVLVPPEKLEEALSLLLELLLFPKIEKEAFEMEKEVVLEEIAQNIDQPDEIIYMNLLKECCSPHRYSRPILGDKKTIKNIIPKQMKLFHENHYVGKNCTLCIAGKIPKEIYSIINNSKLQQLKIIKEDSTTNNQLNFNKGYKKEVVPRLEGARIVKAWKLPPAKEQRLILGVEIAATILCEGRSSLIVRKLREEKRIIESIEIDLQILEEGGLILLDTYCSLENLKIAESEVNNILKESTKNLFNKNELDRAKKLVLNNIYFNLELSTQIASTLGSQALWGRNHSILESIKEISYWTSERLNEFIFPLFNPENSFTLIAEPGK; this comes from the coding sequence ATGGATGTCGATCATTGGTTATTGCCAAACGGAGCTACATGTATTGTAGCTGATATGAAAGACTCAACATTGACATGTATTGATTTTTGGTGCAAAGGGGGTAGTAATTGTGAATCAAGAAATGAAGAAGGGATGGCACATTTCTTAGAGCATATGATATTTAAAGGGAGCAAAAATCTTGAAGAAGGTGAATTTGATTTAAAGATTGAATCACTTGGTGGGAGTAGTAATGCTGCAACTGGACTAGATGATGTTCACTATCACGTTCTAGTGCCACCAGAGAAACTAGAAGAAGCACTAAGCCTACTTTTAGAATTATTATTATTTCCTAAAATCGAAAAAGAAGCCTTTGAGATGGAGAAAGAAGTGGTTTTAGAAGAAATCGCACAAAATATTGATCAACCAGATGAAATTATTTATATGAACTTATTAAAAGAATGTTGTTCGCCTCATAGATATTCAAGGCCAATCTTAGGAGATAAGAAAACTATTAAAAATATAATACCCAAACAAATGAAACTATTTCACGAAAATCATTATGTTGGTAAGAATTGCACCCTATGCATAGCAGGTAAGATACCTAAAGAAATTTATTCAATAATTAATAATAGTAAATTACAACAATTAAAAATAATAAAAGAAGACTCAACTACAAATAATCAATTAAATTTTAATAAAGGTTACAAAAAAGAAGTTGTTCCTAGACTTGAAGGGGCAAGAATCGTGAAAGCTTGGAAATTACCTCCTGCAAAAGAACAGCGACTAATTTTAGGTGTGGAAATTGCCGCCACAATTTTGTGCGAGGGTAGAAGTAGTCTTATTGTTAGAAAGTTGAGAGAAGAAAAACGTATTATTGAATCAATTGAAATAGATTTACAAATTCTTGAAGAAGGTGGATTAATACTTCTAGATACATATTGTTCATTAGAAAATCTTAAAATTGCTGAAAGTGAAGTCAATAATATTCTTAAAGAGTCAACTAAAAATTTATTCAATAAAAATGAGCTAGATCGAGCAAAAAAGTTAGTCTTAAATAATATTTACTTTAATCTTGAATTAAGTACTCAAATTGCTTCAACTTTAGGTAGTCAGGCTCTTTGGGGACGGAATCATTCGATATTAGAATCTATAAAAGAGATCTCATATTGGACATCAGAACGTTTAAATGAATTTATCTTTCCATTATTTAATCCAGAAAATTCATTTACATTAATAGCTGAACCCGGAAAATAA
- a CDS encoding phycocyanobilin:ferredoxin oxidoreductase: MKSIFSAQSKFHPILLDAIELIKSRINSLPDVESLDFDPKLCEIYGKLDNEDLFIVNEFFQAKGFRKIHLEVAQLGKSLQILHCVFFPNPCFELPIFGVDLVISSNKISAAIVDLSPVGEQMDHLLITQMESLEVPKFKEPRILPDWGYIFSPYVCFIRPVDLCEQKSFLKLIDEYLLVLQVLLISVKIDEYNSLDTINRFKYQKLYCSNQKRNDKTRSILTRFFGSSWADEYINKILFEC; the protein is encoded by the coding sequence TTGAAGTCAATTTTTAGCGCTCAAAGTAAGTTTCATCCTATTTTGCTTGATGCCATAGAACTTATAAAAAGTAGAATCAATTCTTTACCTGATGTTGAATCTCTTGATTTTGATCCGAAATTGTGTGAGATCTACGGCAAGCTTGATAATGAGGATTTATTTATTGTTAATGAGTTTTTTCAAGCTAAAGGATTTAGAAAAATACATTTGGAAGTTGCACAACTCGGAAAATCATTACAGATACTACACTGTGTTTTTTTTCCAAACCCATGCTTCGAGCTACCTATATTTGGCGTCGATTTAGTTATTAGTTCAAATAAAATTTCAGCGGCCATTGTTGATTTATCACCTGTAGGAGAACAAATGGATCATCTATTAATTACTCAGATGGAATCATTAGAAGTTCCTAAATTTAAAGAACCTAGGATTCTGCCTGATTGGGGATATATTTTTTCTCCATATGTATGTTTCATAAGACCAGTTGATTTATGCGAACAAAAATCATTTTTAAAACTTATTGATGAATACTTATTAGTTTTACAAGTTTTGCTTATTAGTGTTAAAATCGATGAATATAATTCTTTAGATACTATTAATAGATTTAAATATCAAAAATTATATTGCTCAAATCAAAAACGTAATGATAAGACTAGGAGTATCTTAACTAGATTTTTTGGATCATCATGGGCTGATGAATACATTAATAAAATCTTATTTGAGTGTTAG
- a CDS encoding efflux RND transporter periplasmic adaptor subunit: protein MFKNFSFKFIAISCLTPFCLVIFYGCSNKFQKTNQLVNNNEVIEKVQGVAALGQLNPFGEVRKLAAPTSGMGGTPRLSKLLVQEGDLVIKDQILAVFDNRPKLEADLAIEFANLSILMNEIIIQKREINRYQMLVDKGAVEIIFLDKMKDDLTILEVRKIKLEASVEAINFDLEQSQLKSPIDGIVLQIFTREGERSDSSGVLSVGANKLMEALIEVYESDIDRVEIGQVVDLISENGGFSGSLTGQVSLISPQVRQRRVLSTDPTGDADSRVVEVRVKLDNSSAEKVAHLTGMKVIARFKPK, encoded by the coding sequence ATGTTTAAAAACTTCTCTTTTAAATTCATAGCAATTTCATGTTTAACCCCTTTCTGCTTGGTTATATTTTATGGATGTAGTAATAAGTTTCAAAAAACGAATCAACTTGTAAACAATAATGAAGTAATTGAAAAGGTACAAGGTGTGGCAGCTTTAGGTCAATTAAATCCCTTTGGGGAAGTTAGAAAATTAGCTGCTCCCACTAGTGGAATGGGTGGAACCCCAAGATTATCTAAATTATTAGTTCAAGAAGGCGATCTTGTTATTAAAGATCAAATATTGGCTGTTTTTGATAATCGTCCTAAACTTGAGGCTGATTTAGCAATTGAATTTGCTAATTTAAGTATATTAATGAATGAAATTATAATCCAAAAAAGGGAAATCAATAGATATCAAATGCTTGTAGATAAAGGTGCAGTAGAAATTATTTTTTTAGATAAGATGAAAGATGATTTAACTATTCTAGAGGTTAGGAAGATAAAGCTAGAAGCCTCTGTTGAAGCAATTAATTTCGACTTAGAGCAATCACAATTAAAAAGTCCAATTGATGGAATTGTTCTCCAAATTTTTACTCGTGAGGGAGAGAGGTCAGATTCCTCTGGTGTCCTTAGTGTTGGTGCTAATAAATTAATGGAAGCACTTATAGAGGTATATGAATCTGATATTGATCGAGTTGAGATAGGTCAAGTTGTTGATTTGATTAGTGAAAATGGAGGATTTAGTGGCTCTTTAACAGGTCAAGTGAGTTTGATCAGCCCGCAAGTGAGGCAAAGACGAGTCCTCTCAACCGATCCTACTGGCGATGCTGATTCAAGAGTCGTTGAGGTTAGAGTCAAGCTTGATAATTCATCAGCTGAAAAGGTTGCTCATTTGACTGGAATGAAAGTAATAGCTCGTTTTAAACCAAAGTGA
- the devC gene encoding ABC transporter permease DevC, producing MNLKTIFEKRKIPLAWLLLTRQPLRILVAIAGISFAGILMFMQLGFRDGLFDASVTVHKLFNADLVLISPRSKSSISMSGFPRRRLVQAMAHQDVIGTTAVNWNFLLWRNPENLSTRSILALGFEPSKPLLIDSDFERKAQTLKNKGRVLFDDLSRDEFGPIAEWFKAGRLVETEVAGKRVRVSGIVSLGPSFGADGNLITSSETYLDLSPGNPQGSIEIGLVRLKKGTDIEKVVRSLNLSLPSDVKVMSLNSFIEFEKNYWKSSTSIGFIFTLGAAMGFIVGCVIVYQILYSDVSDHLPEYATLMAMGYNLRSLLGIVAREGFILSIMGYIPAYISGQALYALVRSSTKLPVEMSFSRASIIFCLILFMCMGSALAAMKKLADADPAEIF from the coding sequence GTGAATTTAAAAACAATTTTTGAAAAACGAAAAATACCTCTTGCTTGGCTGTTATTAACAAGACAACCTTTAAGAATATTGGTAGCTATTGCAGGAATATCATTCGCCGGAATATTGATGTTTATGCAATTAGGTTTTAGAGACGGTTTATTTGATGCAAGTGTTACTGTTCACAAGTTGTTTAATGCAGACCTGGTATTAATTAGCCCTCGTTCAAAAAGTTCAATAAGTATGAGTGGTTTTCCGCGAAGAAGATTAGTTCAAGCCATGGCTCATCAAGATGTTATTGGAACAACTGCAGTAAATTGGAATTTTCTACTTTGGCGAAATCCCGAGAATTTATCAACAAGATCTATTCTTGCTTTAGGTTTTGAACCAAGTAAGCCACTTTTAATTGATTCTGATTTTGAGAGAAAGGCTCAAACTCTAAAAAATAAAGGAAGGGTTTTGTTTGATGATCTTTCCAGAGATGAATTTGGTCCTATTGCAGAATGGTTTAAAGCTGGGCGTTTGGTAGAGACTGAAGTCGCTGGTAAAAGAGTAAGAGTGTCTGGGATAGTTAGTTTAGGTCCATCATTTGGTGCAGATGGGAATTTAATAACAAGCAGCGAAACTTACTTAGATTTGTCTCCAGGGAATCCTCAAGGAAGTATTGAAATTGGCTTGGTAAGATTAAAGAAAGGGACTGATATTGAAAAAGTTGTACGCTCCTTGAATTTAAGTTTACCAAGTGATGTTAAGGTAATGTCTTTAAATTCCTTTATAGAATTTGAGAAGAATTATTGGAAAAGTAGTACATCGATTGGTTTTATTTTTACATTGGGAGCTGCAATGGGATTCATTGTTGGGTGTGTAATTGTTTATCAGATACTTTATAGTGATGTAAGTGACCATTTACCAGAATATGCAACCTTAATGGCAATGGGGTATAACCTAAGAAGTCTTTTAGGGATTGTAGCTAGGGAGGGATTTATTTTGTCAATTATGGGATATATTCCTGCTTATATTTCAGGGCAAGCTTTATATGCTTTAGTTAGATCTTCAACTAAATTACCTGTCGAGATGAGTTTTAGTAGAGCATCAATTATATTTTGCTTGATACTTTTTATGTGTATGGGGTCTGCCTTAGCAGCTATGAAAAAATTGGCAGATGCTGATCCTGCAGAGATATTTTGA